Genomic DNA from Bacteroidota bacterium:
CGGAAGATTATAAAAAGGAATGGGATTGCAACGATTCAGGTGCCGGTACATATTATTTTCATGCAACCTTTACCAATACTTGCTATCCCGATAAAGAACCTGTTGAAAGTAAAGGCTACGTACAGGTGCTCAAATAAAAATTTTACCGGGATTTAATATTGTATTTGGGTCGAAAATTTTTTTGATAGATTTTTGTAGTTCTATTGCTTTTTCACTCAATGCAATTGCTATGTAAGGCTTTTGGACGAGCCCTATACCGTGTTCGCCTGATATTGTTCCTCCTAAACTTACGGTTAGTTCAAAAATTTCTTTTATCCCTTTGGATAGTTCATTATTCCAGGTATTATCATCTAGCTCTCCTTTAATAATATTTACGTGAAGGTTGCCGTCTCCCGCATGTCCGTAGCACACAGATTGGAAGCCATATTTAGCGCCAATTTCTTTAACACCTTTTAATAATTTGGGCAACTCGGCTCGTGGCACTACGGTATCTTCTTCTTTGTAAGTAGAGTTAGATTTTACGGCTTCTGCAACGCTTCTTCGCAATTTCCAAATCATATTTTTTTGCTCGAAAGTTTCAGCAAACAAAATTTCATCGCACTCAAATCGGCTCACCACTTCCGTTATTTTTTCACAGTCTTTAAATAAAACATCTAAATCATTCCCATCTACTTCTATTAATAAATGCGCTTGAGTTTCTTGTTTTATTTGTAATGAAATTCCATCTACATATTTTAATGTCCAATCAATAGCATCACGTTCCATAAACTCCATGGCACTTGGAGTAATTCCCGCTCTAAAAACAGCCGATACAGCTTCGCATGCCTTTTCTGCAGAGAAAAATGGAACAAGTAACACTAAATTTTTGGTAGGGTAGGGAATTAGTTTGAATACAATTTTTGTTACTATTCCCAATGTTCCTTCGCTACCAACCATTAGTTGTGTAAGATTGTAGCCGGTTGAATTTTTTAATGTATTCGCTCCTGTCCAAATAATTTCTCCGGTAGGAAG
This window encodes:
- a CDS encoding gliding motility-associated C-terminal domain-containing protein yields the protein ADKMNDKMETDRFMYTDKFSIKIYNRWGKLVFESEDYKKEWDCNDSGAGTYYFHATFTNTCYPDKEPVESKGYVQVLK
- a CDS encoding FAD-binding protein gives rise to the protein MSYYSKINPSIVQQLKQIVGDAFVLTDEDALKNYGHDETEDLVYKPEVVVKPVNAKEISQILQLANKEKIPVTPRAAGTGLSGGALPIHGGILLSVERLNKILEIDERNLQATVEPAVINEVFQNAVIEKGLYYPPDPASKGSCFLGGNIAENSGGPRAVKYGVTKDYVLNLEVVLPTGEIIWTGANTLKNSTGYNLTQLMVGSEGTLGIVTKIVFKLIPYPTKNLVLLVPFFSAEKACEAVSAVFRAGITPSAMEFMERDAIDWTLKYVDGISLQIKQETQAHLLIEVDGNDLDVLFKDCEKITEVVSRFECDEILFAETFEQKNMIWKLRRSVAEAVKSNSTYKEEDTVVPRAELPKLLKGVKEIGAKYGFQSVCYGHAGDGNLHVNIIKGELDDNTWNNELSKGIKEIFELTVSLGGTISGEHGIGLVQKPYIAIALSEKAIELQKSIKKIFDPNTILNPGKIFI